The nucleotide sequence TTTGAAGCTGGAACGCCTAATGTTGCGGGTGTTATTGCATTTTCAGCCACATTAGCCTGGTTAGAAAAACAAGATATGCATCATGCTAACCAATATGCTCTTGAGCTTGCAGAAGAAGCAGAGAGGCGTCTGAGTGAGCTAAATGGTTTTATCAGTTACCGAGCCAGCAACTCATCGATTGTTTCTTTCAATTTCGAAGGTGTTCATCATAGTGATTTAGCAACATTAATCACAGAGAAAGGTATTGCATTACGCACAGGGCAACACTGTGCACAACCTCTTATTGATTCATTAAATATTTCAGGCTGCTTACGCATTTCTTTTATGCCTTATAATCAACTTTCTGATATTGATGCCTTTATTGACGCTGTTATTTTTGCGTTAACACTCTTAAAAGACGAATAACCATCATGACCAACATTACAACACAGCATCCTTTTGGCAATGAAATTACCCTAGATATCTTGCTTAATGATTTTCAAAAATCAAAAGCATGGGAAGATAAATATCGCCAATTAATTCAACTTTCTCGTAAATTACCTGCATTACCTGATGAATTAAAAACAACAGAAAAAGAAATCAAGGGATGTGAGAACAGAGTGTGGCTAGGCGTTGAATTAAATAATGACGGCAAATACCATGTTTATGGTGATAGTGATGGTCGTATTGTAAAAGGCTTATTGACTATTATTTTAGTCGCTGTTGAAAATAAAACGGCACAAGAAATAGCTGATATCGATATGTTAGCTATTTTTGAACAATTAGGATTGGCTAATCAAATTAGCCAATCTCGCACTGACGGAGTGAATGCGATTATCGCACGATTGAAATCACTCACATCCCAGCATTAAGTTTTATACTCTAAATAATTCAAGATGTAGCTAGGCGACAAGTGAATGAGTCGCTAGGAGCATACATAAGTATGTGACTAGTGCGAATGAACGCCGTCAACAACGCTACAACTTGAAGTATGACGAGTACGTTGCGCCTTTGCTAGCATCTTCTTCAAAGCATGAGACACCGCAATAAAACCAAACGATGCCGTTACCATCGTTACTGCACCAAAGCCAGCTGAACAATCCATACGTTTCACACCATCCGCCGTACTTTTTGCCGCACAAACCGTACCATCGCCTTGTGGATAAACGAGTTGTTCTGTTGAGAAAACACAATCAATCCCTAATTTTCCCTTACTATTTTTTACGACATTAAAATCAGATTTCAAACGCTCTCTTAATTTAGCCGCTAAAGGATCTTGAATTGTTCTTGCTAAATCAACCACTTGGATTTGTGTTGGATCAATTTGTCCACCAGCACCACCCGTTGTGATCACCGGAATTTTATAACGACGACAATAAGCTAATAATGCAGCCTTTGGTCTTACACTATCAATTGCATCAATGACATAATCAAAGTTGTTATTCATCATTTCAGCGACATTATCAACCGTGACAAAATCATCAATACTAGTCACTTTGCATTCTGGATTGATTTCTAAAATACGCTGTTTCATCACATCGCATTTAGGCTGACCCACGCTTTCTTTTAACGCATGTATTTGACGATTAGTGTTAGTCACACACACATCATCCATATCAATTAAGGTGATGGCACCAATACCACTACGTGCTAATGCTTCAGCAGCCCAACTGCCGACCCCGCCTATACCCACGACACAGATATGAGCCTGAGCAAAATAAGACAACGCGTTTTGCCCATAGAGTCGCCCTATTCCAGAAAAGCGTTGTAAATATGAATCTGATAATGAATTTTGCATAATGCGATAACAACCTAAATAACAGAAATAATCATGGCTCTTAATATCCATAGCCATGTCGTTTGCATAATTTTACCGTTAATAACGAACAGATAAATAGCAAATCGTTTTTATAACGAAGGATTTAATAAGTTAAGTTGTGATTTTTTTAATACCCAAACACGCCCATAATGATTATAAAAACCTGCCATATGACCCGCATCTTTACCAATTCCATGATAAATATCGAAATGATGCCCTTTAATTGCCCCGCCTACATCTAATGCCACCATTAAACGCATTTGATATTCGCCTGTAAAATTACCGGTATTATCAAGTACAGGAATTTCAGCAAGCAACACAGTTCCGGCAGGAATAATACTTCTGTCAGAAGCCACAGAGGCAAGTGCAACAAGTGGGATAGCACTAGCGCCTCTAACCGGTGTAAAAGGCTCTGGTTTGAAAAAAACAAATGAAGGGTTTTCTTCTAATAATTTTCTCACTTCGGTATCACTATGTTTATCTGCCCACTCTCTGATAGCCAGCATAGACATATCTTTTCTTTCTACTTCGCCATTATCAATAAGTACTTTACCAATACTACGGTAAGGGTGTCCGTTTTTCCCTGCATAACCAAAGAACGTTAAAGGTTTACCATCACCAAAATCAACATAACCACTTCCCTGAACTTCCATCATAAAATTATCCATAATGGAGTTACTGTAAGCTGCAATTAAAGATTGGCTTAATGCACCATTATAAATAGCAGCACGAGACGGCAACTTTGAACGGCTATTAGCTGGCATTTTATAAAGAGGGTATTGGAATTCACCTTGTTGTGTTAAACGGGCTTCAAGAACAGGCGTGTAATATCCAGTAAACTGAACGTTACCGTACTTATCGACGCCTTCCATTTGAAATGCAGAAAGATTGAATTGACGTAATTGTCGTGTATCTGCACCAGATCGTAACCAGTTTTCTACCGCCTGATAAGTTTCTTTATTGCTATTGTATAAGCGGGATGATGTTTGGTTTATCTGGCTTACTTGTTGTAAGTAATCAGGACCATTAATCGGTGTACCTTGCGTATTTGGCGAGCTTACCTCAATAAGATCTTGCTTAAGCTTTCCATCTTTATACTGTTGCCCTTGCTCTGTTGGACGATGACATCCAGTCAAGGCAAGCGCTAACATACCTAAAATTAACGATTTTCGCCAAGTAACCATTTTTTTCCCGCTTAATAACTAAATTTGAGTACTGATTTTGAATGAGAAAGATACCAAAGCCAAATCAATAAAGATAATGAATATACATGTTGTACCTGCATTCTATTATCACCCAATCAATATGACTTTTAAACATCAAGTATATGCTCGCTAAATAACTTGAAGTATGACGAGTATAACTGCCTAAATTTGCATCTTGATGTGTTATTTCTGACCGTTTTTAAAAGAAAACTGTAAAAATTTCATAAAAAACTTGCAACTCAGCAGATCCTGAGTATAGTGCCCCTCTGTGGAGACGCGGGGTGGAGCAGCTTGGTAGCTCGTCGGGCTCATAACCCGAAGGTCGTCAGTTCAAATCTGGCCCCCGCAACCAATTCACAAAGCAGTAAGTTATAGTATCAGTCGCGGGATGGAGCAGCATGGTAGCTCGTCGGGCTCATAACCCGAAGGTCGTTGGTTCAAATCCAGCTCCCGCAACCAATTCTATAAACAACAATTCAGTCGCGGGATGGAGCAGCATGGTAGCTCGTCGGGCTCATAACCCGAAGGTCGTTGGTTCAAATCCAGCTCCCGCAACCAATTCTTTTCAATGTTATTCCTCATTTTTACCATCTCTCTTGATTTATTAATTCAAATCTATTACCCAACTTATTTATACATTTATTCTGATCATTCTCTTTTATTTTAATAAGATTATTGTGTTGAAAAACAATAAGACATTCCAATAGAAAGCAGATGATATTCACTTTCTACTGGAATATGAAAAGAAGGTATAAAAAGAATTTAACTACGATCAGCTAACGTTAATTCACCGCCATTAGCAAAATAAGCTTTGATGCCTTTGAAAATAGATTCTGCAATCTGTTGCTGGAATTTTGCTGTTTTCAGTTTTTTCTCTTCTTCGATATTACTGATAAAGGCCGTTTCAACCAGAATTGACGGAATTTCTGGCGCTTTTAATACCGCAAACCCAGCCTGATCGACTTTATTTTTATGCAGTTTATTAATTCCACCCATCAGCTTAAGCACTTCACTACCAAATTTAAGACTGTCGTTGATAGTGGCTGTTTGCACAAGATCAAGCATTGCATGGTCAACGTAGCGGTCACCACTTTTACTCACACCACCAATTAAGTCAGACTCATTTTGTGTTTGAGCAAGATAACGCGCTGTATTACTGGTTGCACCAGTTTTTGATAATGCAAAAACAGATGAACCTCTTGCAGAGCGGTTTGTAAACGCATCAGCATGGATAGAGACAAATAAATCTGCCTGCATTTTTCGCGCTTTAGCAACACGTACAGTCAATGGAATAAAGACATCTTCATTACGTGTCATATACGCCTTCATTTTGGCATCTTTATCAATAAGCGTTCTTAAGCGACGAGCAATTTGTAAAACCACATCTTTTTCACGAGTTTTATATTTGCCGATTGCTCCCGGATCTTCTCCACCATGACCAGGATCGATCATTATAATAATCGGCCTATCACGCCCCGCTCTGCCAGGTTTACGTGTGTCTGTTTGTGCGGGTACAGCTTGTTGTAAATCACCGTCGTTATATTCACGCAATAGTGCTAATAGTGGATCATCTTCAGTATCAGCCCCATGACTTGGGTAGAAATCTAGCACTAAACGGTTTTTAAATTCAGCCACAGGTTTAAGCGTAAACATTTGTGGTTGTACAGGCGTTTTTACTTCAAATACCAGTCGCACTGTTTTAGGTGTATTTTGACCAACCCGAATAAGTTTTAAATACGGATCGCTAGTCTGAACTTGATTAGCAACACCTTTCAATACGCTATTAAGTTGAATACCTTCTAAATCCACCACAATACGTTCAGGGTTTGACAATGCAAACTGACGATATTTCAGTGGTGTACTGGATTCTATAGTCACGCGAGTATAAGTCGAGGCAGGCCAAACCCTCACAGCAACAATAGATGCTGTGGCTGCAAGACCAACAGGACTAATACTTAACAATAATAACGCGCCAATTCCTTTAACAAGACGACGACGAGTTTGATTGTGCTCAGAATGACTCATGAAAATATTCCAAAAAAACGATTAACGTCAATAAACTCTAAAAAGAGATAAAAAAAGTTAAGAACAAAAAACTTTACCCAATCCACACTTCACTGTCACTTAAAAACAGCACAATTACTCACTTTTACACGAATATTCTGCCTTCAGGGAAAACAATAAGATAGGATTTTACTTGCCATTCCTCTCCAAAAAGAATAAAAATACATTAAATTCGAATAAAAATTCACTTGAGAGGGTTTTATGAAAGAGCGTAGCACCGAATTGGTCGATGGATTTCGCCACTCGGTTCCGTATATTAATGCACATAGAGGCAAAACATTTGTCATTATGCTAGGTGGCGAAGCCATTGCTCACGAAAACTTCCCATCTATCATTAATGATATTGGGTTGTTACACAGCCTAGGCATTCGTTTAGTGGTTGTTTATGGTGCTCGCCCACAAATTGATACTGCTCTTGAAATACAAAAAGTATCTCCGATTTATCATAAATATACGCGCATCACAGATAGCAAAACCTTAGAAATCGTTAAACAAGCTGCGGGTACATTGCAACTTGATATTACAGCTCGCCTATCAATGAGTTTAAGCAATACGCCATTACAAGGTGCGCATATTAATGTTGTTAGTGGTAACTTTGTTATCGCGCAGCCATTAGGGGTTGATGATGGTGTTGATTATTGTCATAGCGGAAAAATTCGCCGTATTGATGAAGAAGCTATTCATCGCCAGTTAGACAGTAATGCTATTGTATTAATTGGCCCTGTTGCAGTGTCTGTTACTGGTGAAAGCTTTAATCTCACCTCAGAAGAAGTGGCAACACAGCTTGCGATAAAACTTAAAGCACAAAAGCTGATTGGTTTTTGCTCATTCCAAGGTGTTATCGATGAAGCAGGTCACATTGTTTCTGAACTGCTGCCTAATCAAGCTGAAGATAAAATTCGAGAGCTACAAACAGAAGGCGATTATCACTCAGGTACAGTAAGATTCTTACGGGGAGCTGTTAAAGCCTGTCGTCGTGGTGTAGAGCGTAGCCACTTATTAAGTTATCAATCTGATGGTGCGCTTATTCAAGAATTATTCTCTCGTGATGGTATTGGTACTCAAATCGTCATGGAGAGTGCGGAGAAAGTTCGTAGAGCAAATATTAATGATATTGGTGGCATACTCGAACTTATTCGCCCATTAGAACAGCAAGGTATTTTAGTCAGACGTTCAAGAGAACAATTGGAAATTGAAATTGATCAATTCACTATTATTGAACGCGATAATATGACTATTGCATGCGCAGCGCTCTACCCTTATCCATCAGAAAAAATTGGTGAAATGGCCTGTGTTGCAGTGCATCCTGATTATCGTAGCTCTTGTCGTGGCGAGGTCTTGCTACAGCGCATTTCAGCGCATGCTAAGCAATTGGGGTTAGAAAAGCTATTTGTTCTAACAACTCGTAGCATACACTGGTTTCAAGAAAAAGGATTTGAACCCGCTGAAATTGATAAATTACCCATTGAAAAACAAGCACTCTATAATTACCAACGCCGTTCTAAAATTTTGATTTTAGACTTACATAAAGAGTAATTACCAAGCACAAAAAAAGACAGGTATCCCTCTCAATGCCTGTCTTTTATTATTTTCCATTATCAACTAACCGCTAATAACGTAATTTATCAATTAAGCCACTTCGACGTTGAATACGCGTTTGTATTGCCATTTTCACCATAGATTCCGAAGCATAAAGAGAAAGCTTCTGTTTTGCGCGTGTTAATGCGGTATACAACAATTCTCGACTAACAACAGGTGAAAATTTATCGGGAAGAACTAATGCTGTATGGGTAAATTCCGAACCTTGTGATTTATGCACCGTCATTACATATGCAGTTTCGTGTTGTGGTAATCGGCTAGGTTGGATCGCTTTCAATTTTCCATCAGGTAATTGGAAAAAAGCTTTCATTTCACCTTCATCGTTATTGAGCATAATGCCAATATCACCATTAAACAGACCTAACGTACTGTCATTTCGTTGGATCATAATGGGACGCCCAATATAATTACTTTGATAACTATTTGTAGGACGCCGGATCAATCGCTGGCGATGCAATAACATTTCAATTCTGTCATTTAAACCACTCACACCAAAAGAGCCTTCTCTTCGTGCGCACAATAAACGGTATTGGTTAAATGCATTAAGAATAATATCAGGTGATGCTTTTTGAGAAACTAAAGTGAGATACTCTCGATAAGCATTAACAGTATCTTGTATCATCAGTAAATAACTTTCTTTTGACTCTAAAGCAATAAAGCTCACATCTTGAGGCTCTAATGCTATTTCAAGCTGTTGTGGGCTAACCTCTGCTTTTTTCAACAACGCAATAGCTATTTTGGTTTGTCCTTTATTAACCGCAAAAGCAAGTTGTCCTATCCCTGAATCTTCACCAAAACGGTAGCTTTTACGTAATAGACACAGAGAATCACTGACGACAGACACTGGAGTTTGAGAGACAGGAATAATATCCGTAGATTTAACCAATTCACCTTGAGTTAAGTGATTAATCTGATCAAATCTTTTTTGACTAAAACCATCTTCAGAAAAACGGCAAATATCACCTAATACAGCACCCGCCTCAACAGAAGCAAGTTGGTCTTTATCACCTAAGAAAATGACGTGACATTTTGATGGAAGTGCATCAATCAAGCGTGCCATCATGGGTAAATCAACCATTGAGGCTTCATCAACAACTAAAATATCAAGCTGTAATGGATTATCTTTATGGTAACGCACTTGCTGACTTTCAGGCTGAGCCCCTAATAAACGATGAATAGTTTGCGCTTGCTTTGGCATCCACTTATTTTCTTCTTCGCTTAAATTAAGTTGCGCCAAAGCCTTACCTAAAGATTCCGTTAATCTCGCAGCGGCTTTTCCAGTTGGTGCCGCTAATTGAATAATGGGCTTATCATTTGATGTGAGCATCACAAAAGCCGCTAAAATTTTAGCAACTGTCGTGGTTTTCCCCGTTCCTGGCCCCCCTGAAATAATAGAAATGGGGCTTGTGATAGCAACACTAGCAGCTACTTTTTGCCAATTTGTTTCTTGGCTTTCTTTCGTTGCTGGAAAAAGCTGGTTGAGTACCTTAATTAATTCATTTTCATCAATATCAACAATGCTGTGCTCTTGCCTAAAAAATTGCGCTACTTTCTCTTCATAGCTCCACATTCTTTGTAGATAAAGAAGTCCATTATCTAAAATAATGGGAGAGGAAAGATCATCGTTACTTTGACTAACGCAATGACAATGAGTCAACTCTTCTACTATTTTTTTAGCAGAAGGCTTACCCATTTTTTGCCAAATTTCTTGTGCAAACTCTTTTTGTCTACCATCAAACAGTTGATCTTTTTGAATAATACTCAATGGTAAACAAACATGCCCCGCTCCAGTTTGAGCACTCAAATAAGCAAATACAAATAGTAAAATAGGGTTTTCATCTTCAACCAGCATTTGTGCAAACCGAAGATCTAAAGGTCGCAATAAGTTTTGTGTAATCGCTTGTTCTAATAGTTTGATCATTTTTATTTCTCACCGACTACATCGGATTTGCTACTTTTACCTGTAAATAATGAATCTAACGCCAAAACAAAAGCTTCATCAAGCAAATAAGCGTAAACCCCATTTCCGGGATGTTCTTTATCTATACCCCGTAAAAAAAGATAATAAATACCACCAAAATGAGTTCGATAATCATAATCAGGAATACGTTGCTGTAAAAAACGATGTAACGCTAAGGTATAGAGTTGATATTGCAAGTCGTAGCGATGATCCATCATTGCATTCATCATCGCTTCTTGTGTGTAATCCTCACTCGATTCACCTAACCAATTCGATTTATAATCCACAACATAGTATTTACCTTCCCAAGAAAAGACTAAATCAATAAAGCCTTTGAGCATGCCTTCTACTTGTTGAAATTGCAAAGTAGGACAACGTTTTGATAGAGGATCAAACTGACTAATTAATTGAGTCAATTGAGCTGATGATACTTCTTTCTCAATAGGTAAATAGAATTGTAATTCATCAAGTTGTTGTGATTTTGGGATATCAGCAAGACATAATCCTTGAGAATTAAGAGGCGTATGAAACAGCGTTTCCATCCATGTAACTAAAAGAGGAGCCCACTTTTCATCAAAGCCTTGAGCGGTCAATTGTCCTTGTATCCACAGTTCATCAATAGGCTGCGAAAAATCCAACACTTCAAGCAAACTATGTAAGAATGTTCCTGCTACTGCACCACGAGGGAAATGATGAATAGAATTTTCATCAACCTCTCCTTGTTGCTTCTCACCTTTAGCATCTGTATCAAGCCCTGGTGCGATAGATTGCACCAAAGCCTCAATATCACCCAAATCAAAATGATAATTACGATTTGAATGCTGATAGGTTAATCCTGAATAACTCGTTATACGCCAATTATCATGGATCTGACGTTTAAATATAGCGGCTTCAAGTTTTGTTTCTGCCATTAATTGAGGCTGATAGCGATGTGCTGATATGTTATCAAGCGTTGTTACTCTGATATTATCATCTAATAAAGCGTGAATTGATTGATGTAATAACTCACTATCGCCTTCTTCACCTTGCTGTAATAAATACCCTAAAGCATTTTTATGCAAATCAGTAAGTCCTGATTTACGTTTAGTCCCTTTAACAAGAGGCGCAACACCAACATAACAGCAGAATTTAGATCGTGTTAATGCCACATAAAGTAAGCGTAAATCTTCAGCTAAGCGTTCTTCATCCGCTAAACGTAAACTTTCAGGTCGGCTAAAAATATCTAATTTCGCGTGAAATTTTTCTCTGTCATGATAAAGCGCCCCTCTTTGTTCTTGGTAATTACAAGCAAAAGGTAAGCAAACAATAGGATATTCAAGGCCTTTAGATTTATGGATAGTACAAATTCGCACAAGATTTCGGTCGCTTTCCAAGCGCATTTGTTGACTTTCAGATTGCGCATCAGGATGAGAAATCTGTTGTGCTAACCAACGAATAAGGGCGTGTTCACTATCAAGTTGTAATGATGTTTCTTGTAATAATTCACCAATATGCATGATATCTGTAAGCCGGCGCTCCCCATCAATACTTGCGAGTAAATTTTCCGCAATTTGATTATCCATCATGATTTTACGCAACATTGGTAAAACACCACGCTTTTGCCATAGTACATAGTAATCAGCAAATTTCTCCACGTAGCTATTCCAGTCCGCCTCATTGCGGTTCAAATCATCAATTTGCCTTGCGCTAAAACCAAATAATCGGCTGGCTAAAGATGCCCGTAAAACACGTTCTTTCTCTGGTGTTACAACCGCTTGTAATAACCACAGTAGATCTTTAGCTTCATTGGTTTCAAATACACTTTCACGATTGGATAAGAATACGGATTGTATTGAAAGTAAATTCAGTGCATCACGGATCAGTATCGCTTCTCTACGGCTACGCACCAGTACCATAATATCAGCAGACGTAACCGCTTTTCTTGCACCTTGCTCAATCAGCCAAGCCTGTTGCTGATCCCCGGCTGATAACCAATCACGAATTTGTGCAGCACATTGCGCTGCCATGATTTGCTCATAATTTCCCGTAGAAACACTTTCGCCTTCAGCAAGCCAAAAATTAAAAGGCGAAATCGGCTCATCATGATAAATAAAGGCCATGTCTTGGTTTTTTTCAGCCGAACTTACTTCAATAAAAGGGATATGTTCAAATAAAAATGGGGCCTTGGAACACATAAAAAGCTTGTTAACTGCATTCACCATACCCGGCGCAGAGCGCCAGTTAGTATTTAATGTGTAGTGATGAGATGTCTGCTTTCGTGCTTGAATATAAGTAAAAATATCCGCACCACGGAAAGCATAAATTGCCTGTTTGGGATCACCAATAAATAGCAAACCACTATTTTCATACTCACCATAAATGGCATCAAAAATACGATATTGTTGAGGATCGGTGTCTTGGAATTCATCGATCATTGCAACTGGATAACGTTCACGAATAGCTTGCGCTAAAGCCTCTCCACTTTCACGTTTTAACGCTCTGTCTAGACGTGTTAATAAATCATCAAATCCCATTTCACCACGACGCATCTTTTCATTTTCAATACCTTGGCGTATTTCAGGGATGGCGTTGGCAAGAATAACATCACGCAGAGTTAGGCTCTGCTTTGTTAATCGTTCAATTTCAACAAAAAGAATATGCTCTGGTGCAGGGCCTTTCGTTGCCTTTTCATTCAGCGTTTCTTGAGAAAAACGAACCAAACAATCAGGTAATTGATAGCTTTTCGTTTCTAATGTTGATGCCCACAGAGTAATTTCTTCAATCCATTTAGGTAAGAAACGACTGCTATAACTACGTTTATCAACACCTGAAGCGGTTATCCATGCTTCAACTTCATGATGATGTTCATGCCAACGAGCTTTCACCTTGTTAATTGCTTCAATAACCGCTTGATGACGCTCTTTGACTGATTCATTTTCACTGTCTAATGCCACACCTTCGATTTCAGGCATTTCACCTTGTAAATAAGGCTGTATTTCATAAAGTAGTTGTTCAGGGCCAGACCAAATCTGGCTTACTGCATTAGCAACATCATAAGAAAGTGGATAACAATGACGGCGCCAAAAGTCAGCACATACCCGTTTTTTAAGCTCATATTCATCTTGGATCAAGACTTGTTCAAACAAGACTCCTGATTCAAATGCATTGTTTGCCAACATACGCTGGCAAAAGCCATGAATAGTATAAATAGCCGCCTCATCCATTTGTCGTTCTGCTTCTAACAACCACTGTGCAGCCAGCTCTTTATTCGGGATTTGTTTAAGTAATTCGTGGTAAGCGTTATCACTACTTTCAACATCATGACGGATACAGGCAAGTCTTAGTTCATGGATATTTTTACGAATACGGGCTCGTAATTCATCTGTCGCCGCATCCGTAAATGTCACAACTAAAATCTCTTCAACACTGAGAGGGCGGTAGAATGCAGACTCTCCGCCTAATCCAAGAAGCAACCGTAAATACAACAACCCTATTGTATAAGTTTTCCCTGTTCCCGCTGACGCCTCGATGAGGCGTCTTTGGTACAGAGGAAGTGTATACGGGTTTAATGGCTGTGCCTGTATCACATCACTCACTCTTTAATTTCCTCAATAGGTAAGGTTTTTTGTAATTCACTTACCGTAGCATAACGTTTCCATTGTTTATTGTCGGCGTAATCAGCATCTTTGCCATCTTTACCAATAATTTGAGAAACAAAAATAAATCCGTTTGGTTTTATAATTGCTTTTTCATAAAACTCAATAGCTTGTTTTAACGTTACTTTATTAAGCTCAGCTAAGAATTTTTCACGTCCATCATATTTTAAGTTATTACGATGGAAGTCATTTCGATAAAGAGAAACTTCTTCATAGAATGTTTGAGGTGGCTGTTTAACTTCGGTAATAATCGCTTGTTTATACTGAT is from Proteus columbae and encodes:
- the csdE gene encoding cysteine desulfurase sulfur acceptor subunit CsdE, with product MTNITTQHPFGNEITLDILLNDFQKSKAWEDKYRQLIQLSRKLPALPDELKTTEKEIKGCENRVWLGVELNNDGKYHVYGDSDGRIVKGLLTIILVAVENKTAQEIADIDMLAIFEQLGLANQISQSRTDGVNAIIARLKSLTSQH
- the tcdA gene encoding tRNA cyclic N6-threonylcarbamoyladenosine(37) synthase TcdA; its protein translation is MQNSLSDSYLQRFSGIGRLYGQNALSYFAQAHICVVGIGGVGSWAAEALARSGIGAITLIDMDDVCVTNTNRQIHALKESVGQPKCDVMKQRILEINPECKVTSIDDFVTVDNVAEMMNNNFDYVIDAIDSVRPKAALLAYCRRYKIPVITTGGAGGQIDPTQIQVVDLARTIQDPLAAKLRERLKSDFNVVKNSKGKLGIDCVFSTEQLVYPQGDGTVCAAKSTADGVKRMDCSAGFGAVTMVTASFGFIAVSHALKKMLAKAQRTRHTSSCSVVDGVHSH
- the mltA gene encoding murein transglycosylase A, encoding MVTWRKSLILGMLALALTGCHRPTEQGQQYKDGKLKQDLIEVSSPNTQGTPINGPDYLQQVSQINQTSSRLYNSNKETYQAVENWLRSGADTRQLRQFNLSAFQMEGVDKYGNVQFTGYYTPVLEARLTQQGEFQYPLYKMPANSRSKLPSRAAIYNGALSQSLIAAYSNSIMDNFMMEVQGSGYVDFGDGKPLTFFGYAGKNGHPYRSIGKVLIDNGEVERKDMSMLAIREWADKHSDTEVRKLLEENPSFVFFKPEPFTPVRGASAIPLVALASVASDRSIIPAGTVLLAEIPVLDNTGNFTGEYQMRLMVALDVGGAIKGHHFDIYHGIGKDAGHMAGFYNHYGRVWVLKKSQLNLLNPSL
- the amiC gene encoding N-acetylmuramoyl-L-alanine amidase AmiC, with product MSHSEHNQTRRRLVKGIGALLLLSISPVGLAATASIVAVRVWPASTYTRVTIESSTPLKYRQFALSNPERIVVDLEGIQLNSVLKGVANQVQTSDPYLKLIRVGQNTPKTVRLVFEVKTPVQPQMFTLKPVAEFKNRLVLDFYPSHGADTEDDPLLALLREYNDGDLQQAVPAQTDTRKPGRAGRDRPIIIMIDPGHGGEDPGAIGKYKTREKDVVLQIARRLRTLIDKDAKMKAYMTRNEDVFIPLTVRVAKARKMQADLFVSIHADAFTNRSARGSSVFALSKTGATSNTARYLAQTQNESDLIGGVSKSGDRYVDHAMLDLVQTATINDSLKFGSEVLKLMGGINKLHKNKVDQAGFAVLKAPEIPSILVETAFISNIEEEKKLKTAKFQQQIAESIFKGIKAYFANGGELTLADRS
- the argA gene encoding amino-acid N-acetyltransferase encodes the protein MKERSTELVDGFRHSVPYINAHRGKTFVIMLGGEAIAHENFPSIINDIGLLHSLGIRLVVVYGARPQIDTALEIQKVSPIYHKYTRITDSKTLEIVKQAAGTLQLDITARLSMSLSNTPLQGAHINVVSGNFVIAQPLGVDDGVDYCHSGKIRRIDEEAIHRQLDSNAIVLIGPVAVSVTGESFNLTSEEVATQLAIKLKAQKLIGFCSFQGVIDEAGHIVSELLPNQAEDKIRELQTEGDYHSGTVRFLRGAVKACRRGVERSHLLSYQSDGALIQELFSRDGIGTQIVMESAEKVRRANINDIGGILELIRPLEQQGILVRRSREQLEIEIDQFTIIERDNMTIACAALYPYPSEKIGEMACVAVHPDYRSSCRGEVLLQRISAHAKQLGLEKLFVLTTRSIHWFQEKGFEPAEIDKLPIEKQALYNYQRRSKILILDLHKE
- the recD gene encoding exodeoxyribonuclease V subunit alpha, with amino-acid sequence MIKLLEQAITQNLLRPLDLRFAQMLVEDENPILLFVFAYLSAQTGAGHVCLPLSIIQKDQLFDGRQKEFAQEIWQKMGKPSAKKIVEELTHCHCVSQSNDDLSSPIILDNGLLYLQRMWSYEEKVAQFFRQEHSIVDIDENELIKVLNQLFPATKESQETNWQKVAASVAITSPISIISGGPGTGKTTTVAKILAAFVMLTSNDKPIIQLAAPTGKAAARLTESLGKALAQLNLSEEENKWMPKQAQTIHRLLGAQPESQQVRYHKDNPLQLDILVVDEASMVDLPMMARLIDALPSKCHVIFLGDKDQLASVEAGAVLGDICRFSEDGFSQKRFDQINHLTQGELVKSTDIIPVSQTPVSVVSDSLCLLRKSYRFGEDSGIGQLAFAVNKGQTKIAIALLKKAEVSPQQLEIALEPQDVSFIALESKESYLLMIQDTVNAYREYLTLVSQKASPDIILNAFNQYRLLCARREGSFGVSGLNDRIEMLLHRQRLIRRPTNSYQSNYIGRPIMIQRNDSTLGLFNGDIGIMLNNDEGEMKAFFQLPDGKLKAIQPSRLPQHETAYVMTVHKSQGSEFTHTALVLPDKFSPVVSRELLYTALTRAKQKLSLYASESMVKMAIQTRIQRRSGLIDKLRY